A genomic window from Caballeronia sp. SBC1 includes:
- a CDS encoding branched-chain amino acid ABC transporter permease — protein sequence MKNLLRSPVLWAALLLAAVAATLPWWLSGYVLGILTVAYYFGVFSMAWDLLFGFAGEVNFGPTFLIGLGAYTAAILDAKWGPPIPVCIIAGGLVALIGGLLLALPALRLRGPYFGLVTLVAVLLLQNCIVIFAGVTGGEIGMTVPDVLSVRAEDNYWYALGFLIVCAIILFGLSRSAIGLILQASGQDAVGAQALGFNVTKHKLAAFCISAVFSGVAGAMLIFYQGTASVSTVVDLGVGVQIIIAAVLGGRRTILGAVLGSVFLIVAGEFLRPLGQINTFVVAAVALAVILFFPDGLLGNLLRVTARERE from the coding sequence ATGAAGAACCTGCTTCGTTCTCCTGTGCTGTGGGCCGCGCTGTTGCTGGCGGCAGTGGCCGCTACGCTGCCCTGGTGGCTGTCCGGCTACGTGCTCGGCATCCTGACGGTTGCTTACTACTTCGGCGTCTTCTCGATGGCCTGGGACCTGCTGTTCGGCTTCGCCGGCGAGGTCAACTTCGGCCCCACGTTCCTGATCGGCCTGGGTGCCTACACAGCCGCCATACTTGACGCCAAGTGGGGACCGCCGATTCCGGTCTGCATCATCGCCGGGGGGCTGGTCGCGTTGATCGGGGGCCTGCTGCTTGCCCTGCCGGCGCTGCGCTTGCGCGGCCCCTACTTCGGTCTCGTCACGCTGGTCGCCGTACTGTTGCTGCAGAACTGCATCGTGATTTTCGCGGGCGTGACCGGTGGCGAGATCGGCATGACGGTGCCGGACGTCCTGTCCGTGCGCGCAGAAGACAACTACTGGTACGCGCTCGGCTTTCTGATTGTTTGCGCGATCATTCTGTTTGGCTTGTCGCGTTCGGCGATCGGACTCATTTTGCAAGCGAGCGGTCAGGATGCCGTTGGCGCGCAAGCGCTCGGCTTCAATGTGACGAAGCACAAGCTCGCGGCCTTTTGCATCAGTGCGGTGTTTTCGGGCGTCGCCGGGGCCATGCTGATCTTCTATCAGGGAACCGCGTCGGTCAGCACCGTGGTTGATTTGGGCGTGGGTGTCCAGATCATCATTGCTGCAGTGCTCGGCGGGCGGCGCACCATACTTGGCGCCGTGCTCGGCTCGGTGTTTCTGATCGTGGCCGGAGAGTTCCTGCGCCCCCTTGGCCAGATCAACACCTTCGTGGTCGCGGCCGTGGCGCTGGCCGTCATCCTGTTTTTCCCGGACGGCCTTCTCGGCAATCTGCTGCGTGTTACGGCCAGGGAGCGTGAATGA
- a CDS encoding branched-chain amino acid ABC transporter permease yields MVWLQILIDGFAISSLYALGAIGFTLIFGVSGVLNLAHGGVMLVAALMGWMLAGEAGIGTYLGTLLGVLSGLACAYVTYLMVVRPIQRSAAIPREEKEIFVLTGTLLWGIMIQQGMAYLFTDNPVTMRPLIAGVVSIAGVRTPLNEIMIAVICWLVIGLLWVFVNRTRAGKALLAASINPRGLTLLGFELSRVYLLAWSIYGVLAGVAGVLLASFLGVSSNNTGQLTASAFSIVVLGGLGSVSGSLMAAYVVGYLETITAYLIAPTLRPLPALLLLVLVVYVRPQGLLGRR; encoded by the coding sequence ATGGTCTGGCTGCAAATCTTGATCGACGGTTTTGCGATCAGCTCCCTGTACGCGCTGGGTGCGATTGGTTTCACGCTGATTTTCGGCGTATCGGGCGTCCTCAATCTCGCGCACGGGGGCGTCATGCTCGTTGCGGCGCTGATGGGCTGGATGCTTGCGGGCGAAGCCGGTATTGGCACCTATCTCGGCACGCTGCTAGGTGTGCTGTCAGGGCTGGCCTGCGCCTATGTGACCTATCTCATGGTCGTGCGGCCCATCCAGCGCTCCGCCGCGATTCCGCGCGAGGAGAAAGAGATCTTCGTGCTCACCGGCACACTGCTGTGGGGCATCATGATCCAGCAGGGCATGGCCTATCTTTTCACCGACAACCCGGTGACAATGCGTCCGCTGATTGCGGGCGTAGTCAGCATTGCCGGCGTTCGCACCCCGCTTAACGAGATCATGATCGCGGTGATCTGCTGGCTCGTGATCGGCTTGCTCTGGGTGTTCGTCAACCGGACGCGCGCCGGCAAGGCGCTGCTCGCCGCATCGATCAACCCACGCGGGCTGACGCTGCTCGGTTTCGAACTCTCTCGCGTCTACCTGCTGGCATGGAGCATCTACGGCGTGCTTGCCGGGGTCGCCGGGGTGCTGCTGGCGTCGTTCCTCGGCGTGAGTTCCAACAACACCGGCCAACTCACGGCAAGCGCCTTCTCGATCGTGGTTCTCGGCGGACTGGGCAGCGTCTCGGGCTCGCTGATGGCGGCGTACGTCGTGGGGTATCTGGAGACCATTACCGCCTATCTCATCGCGCCGACGCTGCGTCCCCTGCCCGCGCTCCTGCTGTTGGTGCTCGTGGTCTATGTACGGCCTCAGGGCCTGCTGGGCCGGCGCTAG
- a CDS encoding ABC transporter substrate-binding protein — protein sequence MSKNSTWRRLCSLVQVGTAFAALGVAVSAHAAGDPIKIGVIGEESAVAGASITKAAQLAADEINAHGGVDGRMIQIIAYDDHSSASDGVRAFQRAATQDKVIAVIGSYISEVALAMEPWSARLKMPFITPGAASNDISKHVHDDYNNYKYTFHGWMTSAFIAQSICDFSHDILVGQFHMKTTVVMSEDAAWTKPLDDRFLECLPKAGLKVLDHIRFNPDTSDFTPIFNQIESKHPDTITTGISHVGVQPTVQWHDQQVPIPLTGQSSQATTSSFWKDTNGATEGVITASAAAPGVAITPKTVPFVDAYTKQFGVSPAYCGFTSYDLVYILADAIKRNHGATDPDKMVDALEKTDYVGTIGRWQFYGRNDQFTHALKYGPGYITGINLQWQDGKQVAIWPKSVANATVKFPSFIKLQQAAAN from the coding sequence ATGTCCAAGAATTCAACGTGGCGGCGCCTGTGCAGCCTTGTTCAGGTGGGTACAGCGTTTGCAGCGCTCGGGGTGGCGGTCTCAGCGCATGCTGCGGGAGATCCCATCAAGATCGGGGTTATCGGCGAAGAGTCGGCCGTGGCCGGCGCGTCGATTACCAAGGCGGCCCAGCTCGCGGCCGACGAGATCAACGCTCATGGCGGCGTTGACGGGAGGATGATCCAGATCATCGCCTACGACGATCACTCCTCGGCATCCGACGGGGTCCGCGCCTTCCAGCGCGCGGCCACCCAGGACAAGGTCATCGCCGTGATCGGCAGCTACATCAGCGAGGTTGCACTCGCAATGGAACCCTGGTCGGCACGCCTGAAGATGCCCTTCATCACGCCCGGCGCGGCGAGCAACGACATCTCCAAGCACGTCCACGATGACTACAACAACTACAAGTACACGTTTCACGGCTGGATGACTTCGGCGTTTATCGCCCAGTCGATTTGCGACTTCTCGCACGACATCCTGGTGGGCCAGTTCCACATGAAGACGACGGTGGTCATGAGCGAAGATGCCGCCTGGACCAAACCGCTCGACGATCGTTTCCTCGAATGCCTGCCGAAAGCCGGCCTCAAGGTGCTGGATCACATCCGCTTCAATCCGGACACGTCGGACTTCACGCCGATCTTCAATCAGATCGAAAGCAAGCACCCGGACACGATCACCACGGGCATCAGCCATGTGGGCGTTCAACCGACCGTGCAATGGCATGATCAGCAAGTGCCGATCCCCTTGACCGGCCAAAGTTCGCAGGCCACGACCAGCAGTTTCTGGAAGGACACCAACGGCGCCACTGAAGGGGTCATCACGGCGAGCGCCGCGGCTCCGGGCGTGGCCATCACGCCGAAGACCGTGCCGTTCGTTGATGCCTACACGAAGCAGTTTGGCGTCTCTCCGGCCTATTGCGGGTTCACGAGCTACGACCTGGTCTATATCCTCGCGGATGCCATCAAGCGAAACCACGGTGCGACCGATCCGGACAAGATGGTCGACGCACTCGAGAAAACCGACTATGTAGGGACCATAGGCCGCTGGCAGTTCTATGGCAGAAACGACCAGTTCACGCACGCGCTCAAGTACGGTCCGGGCTACATTACCGGCATCAACCTTCAGTGGCAGGATGGCAAGCAAGTAGCGATCTGGCCGAAAAGCGTGGCCAACGCGACGGTCAAATTCCCGTCGTTCATCAAACTGCAGCAAGCCGCGGCCAACTAG
- a CDS encoding LysR family transcriptional regulator codes for MNDRPALGDLTALAAIVTHRSFRKAADELGVSPSTLSHMMRTLELKMGVRLLNRTTRSVSPTEAGERLVSRLQPVLRELDLALEEVDAVRNRPSGSLRINASEPAARLLMQSVIPAFLARYPDMSVDLVTEGRLVDIVAGGFDAGVRLGEALPQDMIAVRFGGPLRFLAVASPAYLAGRKPPLVPDDLKDHACIRVRLPSGKLYRWEFEKHGQELTVDVPGPLTLDHPGLMTEAAADGVGIAYVPDRSAQPFIDTGKLVTVLDDWCPSIPGLFLYYPGHRHVPSGLKAFVDMLREMP; via the coding sequence ATGAATGACCGGCCCGCTCTTGGCGACCTGACAGCGCTGGCCGCGATCGTCACGCATCGCAGCTTCCGCAAAGCGGCGGACGAACTGGGGGTCTCACCCTCCACGCTCAGCCACATGATGCGAACGCTCGAGCTTAAGATGGGCGTGCGTCTGCTGAACCGCACGACACGCAGCGTGTCCCCGACCGAGGCCGGCGAACGTCTCGTCTCGCGCTTGCAACCTGTGCTGAGGGAGCTCGACCTTGCGCTGGAAGAAGTCGATGCGGTGCGTAATCGTCCGAGTGGATCGCTTCGTATCAACGCCAGTGAGCCGGCGGCACGGCTGCTTATGCAATCGGTTATCCCTGCGTTCCTGGCGCGATATCCGGACATGTCTGTCGATTTGGTAACGGAGGGCCGGCTGGTCGATATAGTCGCCGGTGGTTTCGATGCCGGCGTAAGACTCGGCGAAGCACTGCCGCAGGACATGATCGCCGTGCGCTTTGGCGGCCCACTCCGCTTTCTTGCCGTCGCGTCACCCGCCTATCTCGCCGGGCGCAAGCCGCCGCTCGTACCGGACGATCTCAAGGACCATGCTTGCATTCGCGTTCGCCTGCCAAGCGGCAAGCTTTATCGATGGGAATTCGAGAAGCACGGGCAGGAACTGACAGTCGATGTGCCGGGTCCGCTGACCCTCGACCATCCGGGGTTGATGACCGAGGCGGCCGCGGACGGAGTGGGGATTGCCTACGTGCCGGACCGGTCCGCACAGCCGTTTATCGATACCGGAAAGCTCGTGACGGTTCTGGACGACTGGTGCCCGTCCATCCCCGGATTGTTCCTCTATTACCCCGGGCACCGCCATGTGCCATCAGGGCTGAAAGCGTTTGTCGACATGCTGCGGGAGATGCCATGA
- a CDS encoding SDR family oxidoreductase, producing the protein MAQTWFITGSSSGFGRLLAEKLLARGDRVAATLRKVHALDDLKEQFGERLWVASLDVTDTEAIRQVTCRAFAELGLIDVVVSNAAYGLVGAAEELSDEQIRQQVDTNLIGSIQVIRAALPFLRAQGGGRILQVSSEGGQITYPDFSLYHATKWGIEGFVEAVATEVASFGIEFTIVEPGPAKTSFGGGIVKSTPMAIYDNTPAGDVRRALEAGSFAVKGDPDKMVQAMIDSVKRTPAPLRLTLGSDAFDRVRAGLSKRLAELDAQKDIARSTELDGA; encoded by the coding sequence ATGGCTCAAACATGGTTTATCACCGGCAGCTCTTCCGGATTCGGGCGCTTGCTGGCCGAAAAGTTATTGGCGCGCGGCGACCGCGTGGCAGCGACGTTGCGCAAGGTGCACGCCCTCGACGATTTGAAGGAGCAATTCGGCGAGCGCCTCTGGGTTGCGTCGCTGGATGTGACTGATACGGAAGCCATTCGGCAGGTAACCTGCCGGGCCTTTGCCGAGTTGGGGCTCATCGATGTGGTCGTCAGCAATGCTGCCTACGGATTGGTAGGCGCAGCAGAAGAGTTGAGCGACGAGCAGATCCGGCAGCAGGTCGACACCAATCTGATCGGTTCGATCCAGGTCATACGCGCCGCGTTGCCGTTTTTGCGGGCGCAAGGCGGCGGGCGGATTTTGCAGGTGTCGTCAGAAGGCGGACAGATCACGTATCCGGACTTCAGCCTGTATCACGCGACGAAGTGGGGAATTGAAGGCTTCGTCGAGGCGGTCGCCACGGAAGTTGCATCGTTCGGGATCGAATTTACGATCGTGGAGCCGGGTCCCGCAAAAACGAGTTTCGGCGGCGGCATCGTCAAATCGACACCCATGGCAATCTACGACAACACCCCGGCCGGCGATGTCCGGCGCGCACTCGAAGCAGGTTCGTTTGCGGTGAAAGGCGACCCGGACAAGATGGTCCAGGCGATGATCGATAGCGTTAAGCGCACGCCTGCGCCGCTGCGGCTGACCTTGGGTAGCGACGCTTTTGACAGGGTTCGCGCCGGGCTGTCGAAACGGCTCGCCGAGCTCGATGCGCAGAAAGACATCGCTAGGTCGACCGAGCTGGACGGCGCGTGA
- a CDS encoding crotonase/enoyl-CoA hydratase family protein, giving the protein MPQVTRFGDHVRLELHPMDSRVATVVLDRPERRNAVDRQVANALRAAFERFDADHSLAVAVLWGAGCTFCAGADLTALNDDEHRNEIHADGTGPGPMGPTRMMLSKPIIAAIAGHAVAGGLELAAWCDLRVVEEDAVLGVFCRRFGVPLIDGGTLRLPRLIGMSRAMDLILTGRAVDANEALAIGLANRVVKPGASRAAAETLACELAALPQAAMRADRRSVYENALADDLTDALRREGAGGYAAVFAEGLAGAGRFAAGAGRHGGTE; this is encoded by the coding sequence ATGCCGCAAGTCACTCGCTTCGGAGATCACGTTCGGCTCGAATTGCATCCAATGGATTCGCGTGTTGCAACGGTCGTGCTCGACCGGCCGGAGCGGCGAAATGCGGTTGACCGGCAGGTGGCCAATGCTTTGCGCGCAGCCTTCGAAAGGTTCGACGCTGACCACTCGCTGGCCGTCGCCGTGCTGTGGGGCGCGGGATGCACGTTCTGCGCGGGCGCGGACCTCACTGCGCTGAACGATGACGAGCATCGCAACGAGATTCATGCCGACGGCACGGGTCCAGGTCCGATGGGACCCACGCGGATGATGCTCAGCAAGCCTATCATCGCGGCCATCGCGGGACATGCGGTGGCGGGTGGCCTGGAACTCGCGGCGTGGTGCGATTTGAGGGTCGTAGAGGAAGATGCGGTGCTAGGCGTTTTCTGCCGGCGCTTCGGTGTGCCGCTAATCGATGGCGGGACGCTGCGGCTGCCTCGCCTGATCGGGATGTCGCGGGCGATGGACCTTATTCTCACTGGGCGTGCTGTCGATGCCAACGAAGCGCTGGCGATCGGTCTTGCGAATCGAGTGGTCAAACCTGGCGCCTCGCGTGCGGCGGCTGAAACGCTCGCCTGCGAACTCGCCGCCCTGCCCCAGGCGGCGATGCGCGCCGACCGGCGCTCAGTCTATGAGAACGCACTCGCCGATGATCTGACCGATGCACTGCGCCGCGAAGGCGCGGGTGGTTATGCGGCGGTGTTTGCCGAAGGGCTTGCAGGTGCGGGCCGCTTTGCCGCCGGTGCCGGCCGGCATGGTGGCACGGAATGA
- a CDS encoding DUF1428 domain-containing protein: MTYIDGFVVAVLTTNRETYRKFAEAAAAVFKENGALNVVECWGDDVPEGKLTSFPMAVKRKDDETVVFSWVVWPSRQVRDEGMKAVMADPRLQPDTNPMPFDGKRLIYGGFEVIVDA; encoded by the coding sequence ATGACTTACATAGATGGATTCGTCGTCGCGGTGCTGACGACGAATCGCGAGACATATAGGAAATTTGCTGAAGCGGCGGCGGCTGTGTTCAAGGAGAACGGCGCATTGAATGTGGTCGAGTGCTGGGGTGATGACGTGCCGGAAGGGAAGTTGACCTCATTTCCAATGGCGGTCAAACGCAAGGACGACGAGACTGTGGTGTTCTCATGGGTCGTCTGGCCGTCGCGTCAGGTCAGGGATGAAGGAATGAAAGCGGTGATGGCCGATCCTAGATTGCAGCCCGACACGAACCCGATGCCTTTTGACGGCAAGCGCCTGATCTACGGCGGCTTCGAGGTGATCGTGGACGCGTGA